In Sphingomonas sp. SUN019, one genomic interval encodes:
- a CDS encoding long-chain fatty acid--CoA ligase — MHGLMQTRQLTIGAIIRHAATNHPRREIVSRTFDGRIVRSNWGTVERRARCVAAALAGLGVKQGDRVVTLAWNRLPHLELYYGVSAAGMVLHTVNPRLFPEQIRYIVDHGGAEVLCVDPDLLPIVEPLLPHLPRVRHVIVLGGDAAGFVSYDALVADAAPVEDWPELDEQAASSLCYTSGTTGNPKGVLYSHRSTVLHAMSALAADSMALAARDSVLLVTPLFHVNAWGIPYAAAICGAKLVLPGSALDPASLYDLALGEAATFSLGVPTVWFGFCDHLERDRSAEERAALRLNRVFTGGAATPRSLIERFRDLLGVETIQAWGMSETSPVATVCRPLPHQDDLERQEAVDLRARQGRAVFGIELRIEDEAGNALAHDGAASGLLKVRGPWVLSGYFGAEAGSAIDADGWFDTGDVARIDADGFLQLTDRAKDVIKSGGEWISSIDLENAATSHVKVAEAAVIGIAHPRWQERPLMLVRLHPGATCEAREILDHLTDKVARWWLPDDVLFVADLPHTGTGKLLKTKLREEYRDHFTGGADGTLASNP, encoded by the coding sequence ATGCACGGCCTGATGCAGACGCGGCAGTTGACGATCGGCGCGATCATCCGCCACGCCGCGACCAACCATCCGCGGCGCGAGATCGTGTCGCGAACCTTCGACGGCCGGATCGTGCGGTCGAACTGGGGCACGGTCGAACGGCGCGCACGGTGCGTCGCCGCGGCGCTCGCCGGGCTGGGGGTGAAGCAGGGCGACCGGGTCGTGACGCTCGCGTGGAATCGCCTGCCGCACCTCGAGCTGTATTACGGCGTCAGCGCGGCGGGCATGGTGCTGCACACCGTCAACCCGCGGCTGTTTCCCGAACAGATCCGCTACATCGTCGATCACGGCGGCGCGGAGGTGCTGTGCGTCGACCCCGATCTGCTGCCGATCGTCGAGCCGTTGCTGCCGCACCTGCCGCGCGTGCGCCACGTGATCGTGCTGGGCGGGGATGCGGCGGGTTTCGTCAGCTACGACGCGCTGGTCGCCGACGCCGCGCCGGTCGAGGACTGGCCCGAGCTGGACGAACAGGCGGCGAGTTCGCTGTGCTATACCTCGGGCACGACGGGCAATCCGAAAGGTGTGCTGTACAGCCACCGATCGACCGTGCTGCACGCGATGAGCGCGTTGGCGGCGGATTCGATGGCGCTGGCGGCGCGCGATTCGGTGCTGCTCGTGACGCCGTTGTTCCACGTCAACGCCTGGGGCATTCCCTATGCCGCGGCGATTTGCGGCGCGAAGCTGGTGCTGCCCGGATCGGCGCTCGATCCGGCGTCGCTGTACGATCTGGCGCTGGGTGAGGCGGCGACCTTCTCGCTCGGCGTGCCGACCGTCTGGTTCGGCTTTTGCGATCATCTGGAGCGCGATCGCAGCGCGGAGGAACGCGCGGCGTTGCGCCTGAACCGCGTGTTCACCGGCGGGGCGGCGACGCCGCGGTCGTTGATCGAGCGGTTTCGCGACCTGCTCGGCGTCGAGACGATCCAGGCGTGGGGGATGAGCGAGACCAGTCCGGTCGCAACGGTCTGCCGTCCGCTTCCGCATCAGGATGATCTTGAGCGGCAGGAAGCGGTCGATCTGCGCGCGCGTCAGGGGCGGGCGGTGTTCGGCATCGAACTCAGGATCGAGGACGAGGCGGGGAATGCTTTGGCGCACGACGGCGCGGCATCGGGCCTGCTGAAGGTGCGCGGGCCGTGGGTGCTGAGCGGTTATTTCGGCGCGGAGGCGGGATCGGCGATCGACGCCGACGGCTGGTTCGATACCGGCGACGTCGCGCGGATCGACGCCGACGGTTTCCTCCAACTCACCGACCGGGCGAAGGACGTCATCAAATCGGGCGGCGAATGGATTTCATCGATCGATCTGGAGAATGCCGCGACCTCGCACGTCAAGGTGGCCGAGGCCGCGGTGATCGGCATCGCGCATCCGCGCTGGCAGGAGCGGCCGTTGATGCTGGTGCGGCTGCATCCCGGAGCGACGTGCGAGGCGCGCGAGATTCTGGATCATCTGACCGACAAGGTCGCGCGCTGGTGGCTGCCCGACGACGTGCTGTTCGTTGCCGACCTGCCGCATACGGGGACGGGCAAGCTGTTGAAGACGAAGCTGCGCGAGGAGTACCGGGATCATTTCACCGGTGGCGCGGACGGAACGCTGGCGAGCAATCCGTAG
- the mdlC gene encoding benzoylformate decarboxylase — MTARSLHVAPLPRSEGSTVRDAVMRLLADLGMTTIFGNPGSTELPMFRDLPYQFRYILGLQESAVVGMADGYAQATGRAALVNLHSSAGLGHAMGNLFTAYRNNTPLVVTAGQQARSILPHEPFLYAERATEFPRPFVKWAVEPARAEDVPLAIARAFHVAMQAPRGPAFVSIPIDDWERPCASLTPARVSGRVGPDPLAMDEAAAILTAANRIAIVAGAGVANNKARDALVTFAERLGAAVRIAPMAARNPFPEDHALFRGFLPASREAIVRDLGDADCVLVLGAPAFTYHVEGAGPFVPAGATLIQIDDDPAKAARTPEGLAIVGDAALAIAALLARVPTRSTPALAAVAPLPPPAADWLTDALLMARLSALRPPGIAIVEEAPSTRGPLHDFFPVRAGDEFHTCASGGLGHGLPAAIGVALARPGEPVLCLLGDGSAMYAIQGLWSAGHHAADVRFVVVNNGGYAALDQFGALFGIDVVGSKLPGIDFVALAEGQGVPAARVDDPAALDAAIADLFRGTGPRLLEVIVVQE, encoded by the coding sequence ATGACCGCGCGCTCGCTCCACGTCGCACCGCTCCCCCGCTCCGAAGGATCGACCGTGCGCGACGCAGTGATGCGGTTGCTCGCCGATCTCGGCATGACGACTATCTTCGGCAATCCGGGGTCGACCGAATTGCCGATGTTCCGTGATCTGCCCTACCAATTCCGCTATATCCTGGGTCTGCAGGAATCGGCCGTCGTCGGCATGGCGGACGGCTATGCGCAGGCGACCGGGCGTGCGGCGCTGGTCAATCTCCACAGCTCGGCTGGCCTTGGTCATGCGATGGGCAATCTGTTCACCGCATACCGCAACAATACGCCGTTGGTCGTCACCGCCGGGCAGCAGGCGCGATCGATCCTGCCGCATGAGCCGTTCCTGTATGCCGAGCGCGCGACCGAATTTCCGCGGCCGTTCGTCAAATGGGCGGTCGAGCCCGCACGCGCGGAGGACGTGCCGCTGGCGATCGCGCGCGCGTTCCACGTCGCGATGCAGGCCCCGCGCGGACCGGCGTTCGTGTCGATCCCGATCGACGATTGGGAGCGGCCATGTGCGTCGCTCACGCCTGCGCGCGTCAGCGGCCGCGTCGGACCCGATCCGCTGGCGATGGACGAGGCCGCGGCGATCCTGACGGCGGCGAACCGGATCGCGATCGTCGCGGGCGCGGGCGTCGCCAACAACAAGGCGCGGGACGCGTTGGTGACGTTTGCCGAACGGCTGGGCGCTGCGGTGCGGATCGCGCCGATGGCGGCGCGCAATCCGTTTCCCGAGGATCACGCATTGTTCCGCGGCTTCCTCCCCGCGTCGCGTGAGGCGATCGTGCGCGATCTGGGCGACGCCGATTGCGTGCTGGTGCTCGGCGCGCCCGCCTTCACTTATCATGTCGAGGGCGCGGGGCCGTTCGTTCCGGCCGGGGCGACGCTGATCCAGATCGACGACGATCCGGCCAAGGCCGCGCGCACGCCGGAAGGGCTGGCGATCGTCGGTGACGCCGCGCTGGCGATCGCGGCGCTGCTCGCGCGCGTGCCGACCCGATCGACGCCTGCGCTGGCGGCGGTCGCGCCGCTGCCGCCGCCAGCCGCCGACTGGCTGACCGACGCCTTGCTGATGGCCCGACTCTCGGCCCTCCGCCCGCCGGGGATCGCGATCGTCGAGGAAGCGCCGAGCACGCGCGGGCCGCTGCACGATTTCTTCCCCGTACGCGCGGGGGACGAATTTCACACCTGCGCCAGCGGCGGGCTCGGCCACGGTCTGCCCGCGGCGATCGGCGTGGCGCTGGCGCGGCCCGGCGAACCGGTGCTGTGCCTGCTCGGCGACGGCTCCGCGATGTACGCGATCCAAGGACTGTGGTCGGCGGGGCATCACGCTGCCGACGTGCGCTTCGTCGTCGTCAACAACGGCGGTTATGCCGCACTCGACCAGTTCGGCGCGCTGTTCGGGATCGACGTGGTCGGCAGCAAGCTGCCCGGCATCGATTTCGTCGCGCTGGCCGAGGGGCAGGGCGTTCCCGCGGCGCGGGTCGACGACCCCGCCGCGCTCGACGCCGCGATTGCCGATTTGTTTCGGGGAACCGGACCCCGTTTGCTCGAAGTAATTGTCGTACAAGAATAA
- a CDS encoding TonB-dependent receptor, with translation MKIATALVATLLASTSAHAQTVAAQDTAEAPSAAAQSEDPADIIVTAQKREQSLQDVSAAVTAISADRLSTAQVASLQDLQTIVPSVNFGSDFNQAKIFIRGVGANTSTTGSSTGVAFHVDGAYVARAEAQLTSLFDLERVEVLRGPQGTLYGRNAVGGSINLITARPTEELSGYARATYGAYNSIVTEGAISGAITNGIRARLAVRTEDRDGFGVNPVTGRDVDDLNRRMVRGQIAVDLAPAVELSLTGEYFRQNDSSGAIHYRRASFPGVPRLAPLGVGGYAARPRDLASESQVGTDTETYAFTGKLTADLTDNLSVTNIANYRNFKSSLFQDLDLSAVVNSLQTTGLATTNQERRIDSKQFSNELQFNYQSALGSVVLGGYYFHERQRPIDNVGLAPRNGMASNIAVLQAAGIDLAEAYNLCGYGPGTLTNGTIIAPKRVCTKSNLGTRAFAIFGQANIDLGTVAGLTGLSLKLGGRYSNERASSENPSIVITRNGIGPVLRFTADQTRRARTFKDFTPEAGLEYKVNSDILLYYTYSEGFKAGSGENASGSTTIVDPETIQNHEAGVKASLAPGFTVNVAAYTYKLDGLQLNKTIAGGPTGYTTIFQNAASTQANGVELEVFARPAPNLRLSGALSYTDAHFEDYLTLDPLNPANVQTPGAPPYNAVTNPDPTAFGAPGSGNIQLAGNDVRNSPRWSWNLHGEWDVPGADTMLNGVLTPSVDVSYKSTTYFSEFQRLIEGSRAYTMVDGALTYRTADRRIKVDAFVKNAFNVFRPSSTFALATGRLIGVTYLPPRTYGLSLGYTF, from the coding sequence ATGAAGATCGCCACCGCATTGGTCGCCACGTTGCTCGCATCGACCAGCGCCCATGCGCAGACCGTCGCCGCGCAGGATACCGCCGAAGCGCCTTCCGCTGCCGCGCAGAGCGAAGACCCCGCCGACATCATCGTCACCGCGCAGAAACGCGAACAGTCGCTGCAGGACGTCAGCGCTGCGGTCACCGCGATCAGCGCCGATCGCCTGTCGACCGCGCAGGTGGCCAGCCTTCAGGATTTGCAGACGATCGTCCCGTCTGTGAACTTCGGCAGCGATTTCAACCAGGCGAAGATCTTCATCCGCGGCGTCGGGGCGAATACCTCGACCACGGGTAGCTCGACCGGCGTCGCCTTCCACGTCGACGGCGCGTACGTTGCGCGCGCCGAGGCGCAACTGACCTCGCTGTTCGATCTTGAGCGGGTCGAGGTGCTGCGCGGGCCGCAGGGCACGCTGTATGGCCGCAACGCGGTCGGCGGGTCGATCAACCTGATCACCGCGCGCCCGACCGAGGAACTGTCGGGCTACGCGCGCGCGACGTACGGCGCGTACAATTCGATCGTCACCGAAGGCGCGATCAGCGGTGCGATCACCAATGGCATCCGCGCGCGGCTGGCGGTGCGGACCGAGGATCGCGACGGGTTCGGCGTCAATCCGGTCACCGGGCGCGATGTCGACGACCTGAACCGCCGCATGGTGCGCGGGCAGATCGCGGTCGATCTGGCGCCGGCGGTCGAGCTTTCGCTGACCGGCGAATATTTCCGGCAAAACGATTCGTCGGGCGCGATCCATTATCGCCGCGCGTCCTTCCCCGGCGTCCCGCGGCTCGCGCCGCTCGGCGTCGGCGGCTATGCGGCGCGCCCGCGCGATCTGGCGAGCGAAAGCCAGGTCGGGACCGACACCGAAACCTATGCCTTCACCGGTAAGCTGACCGCCGACCTGACCGACAATCTCAGCGTCACCAACATCGCCAACTACCGCAATTTCAAAAGCTCGCTGTTCCAGGATCTCGATCTGTCGGCAGTGGTCAACAGCCTGCAGACGACGGGCCTCGCGACGACCAATCAGGAACGCCGGATCGACAGCAAGCAGTTCAGCAACGAGCTGCAGTTCAACTATCAGTCCGCGCTCGGCAGCGTCGTGCTGGGCGGTTATTATTTCCACGAACGCCAGCGCCCGATCGACAATGTCGGCCTCGCCCCGCGCAACGGCATGGCGAGCAACATCGCGGTGCTGCAGGCGGCCGGGATCGATCTGGCCGAGGCATATAATCTGTGCGGTTACGGACCCGGAACGCTGACCAACGGCACGATCATCGCCCCGAAACGGGTTTGCACCAAATCGAATCTCGGCACGCGCGCGTTCGCGATCTTCGGGCAGGCCAACATCGACCTCGGCACGGTGGCGGGGCTGACCGGGCTCTCGCTGAAACTCGGCGGGCGCTACAGCAACGAACGCGCGTCGTCGGAAAACCCGTCGATCGTTATCACGCGCAACGGTATCGGCCCCGTGCTGCGCTTCACCGCCGATCAGACGCGGCGGGCGCGCACGTTCAAGGATTTCACGCCCGAAGCGGGGCTGGAATACAAGGTCAACTCCGACATCCTGCTGTATTACACCTATTCCGAGGGCTTCAAGGCGGGGTCGGGCGAGAATGCGTCGGGGTCGACCACGATCGTCGATCCCGAGACGATCCAGAACCACGAAGCGGGCGTAAAGGCGTCGCTCGCGCCCGGCTTCACCGTCAACGTCGCGGCCTACACCTACAAACTGGACGGGTTGCAGCTGAACAAGACGATCGCGGGCGGGCCGACCGGCTATACCACGATCTTCCAGAATGCGGCGAGCACGCAGGCGAACGGCGTCGAGCTGGAGGTATTTGCGCGGCCCGCGCCGAACCTGCGGCTGTCGGGCGCATTGTCCTACACCGATGCGCATTTCGAGGATTATCTGACGCTTGATCCGCTAAACCCCGCCAACGTCCAGACACCGGGCGCGCCGCCGTATAATGCCGTGACGAACCCCGATCCGACGGCGTTCGGCGCGCCGGGGAGCGGGAATATCCAGCTTGCCGGTAACGACGTGCGCAACAGCCCGCGCTGGTCGTGGAATCTGCACGGCGAATGGGACGTGCCGGGGGCGGATACGATGCTGAACGGCGTGCTGACCCCGTCGGTCGACGTGTCGTACAAGTCGACGACGTACTTCAGCGAATTCCAGCGCCTGATCGAAGGATCGCGCGCCTACACGATGGTCGACGGCGCGCTGACGTATCGCACCGCGGATCGCCGGATCAAGGTGGATGCGTTCGTCAAAAATGCGTTCAACGTGTTCCGCCCGTCGAGCACCTTCGCGCTCGCCACCGGGCGGCTGATCGGCGTGACGTACCTGCCGCCGCGGACCTATGGTTTGTCGCTCGGCTACACCTTTTGA
- a CDS encoding acyl-CoA dehydrogenase family protein, whose translation MDLDLAPADLSFRDEVRAFFADSIPDEWKTTVRAGLRLPADTLTAYQRRLAARGWGAPTWPVEYGGTGWTPTQLHIFWSEASAADAPAQYHQGLELIGPIIFTYGSQAQKDFYLPRIISGEDWWCQGYSEPGAGSDLAALRTRAERDGGDYVLNGQKMWTSYAHVSTRMFVLARTSVEAKRQAGISLILVDMDTPGLRIRPIHTLDEKHHTNEVFLDDVRVPAANLVGEEGMGWNYGKVLLDRERMVAAATAMFLPQTLRAVRAAAKRRRVGAATLFDQPGFRGKLAQLEIESLALQAMVMRLVADAAAGMDSGPRGSMVKLRWSELIQQSTALWVEALGSAAQHYEALDAKGEGSGDTPPDMPLALQGALYSRVTSIYGGSSEIQRNIIARRALGL comes from the coding sequence ATGGATCTGGACCTCGCTCCGGCGGATTTGTCCTTTCGCGACGAGGTGCGCGCCTTCTTCGCCGACAGCATCCCGGATGAATGGAAGACGACGGTGCGCGCCGGGCTGCGCCTGCCCGCGGACACGCTGACCGCCTATCAGCGGCGGCTGGCGGCGCGCGGCTGGGGCGCGCCGACCTGGCCGGTCGAATATGGCGGCACCGGCTGGACCCCGACCCAGCTCCACATTTTCTGGTCGGAGGCGTCGGCCGCCGATGCACCCGCGCAATATCATCAGGGGCTGGAACTGATCGGCCCGATCATCTTCACCTATGGCAGCCAGGCGCAGAAGGATTTCTACCTGCCGCGGATCATCAGCGGCGAAGATTGGTGGTGCCAGGGCTATTCGGAGCCGGGCGCAGGATCGGACCTCGCCGCGCTACGCACCCGGGCGGAGCGCGACGGCGGCGATTACGTGCTGAACGGGCAGAAGATGTGGACCAGCTACGCCCATGTCTCGACCCGCATGTTCGTGCTGGCGCGCACGTCGGTGGAGGCGAAACGGCAGGCGGGGATTTCGCTGATCCTGGTCGACATGGACACGCCGGGCCTGCGCATCCGCCCGATCCACACGCTTGACGAAAAGCACCACACCAACGAGGTGTTCCTGGACGACGTCCGCGTCCCCGCCGCCAATCTGGTCGGCGAGGAGGGGATGGGCTGGAATTACGGCAAGGTGCTGCTCGACCGCGAACGGATGGTGGCGGCCGCCACCGCGATGTTCCTGCCGCAAACGCTGCGTGCGGTGCGCGCGGCGGCGAAGCGGCGGCGGGTCGGGGCTGCGACCCTGTTCGATCAGCCCGGCTTTCGCGGCAAGCTGGCGCAGCTCGAGATCGAATCGCTGGCGTTGCAGGCGATGGTGATGCGGCTGGTCGCCGATGCCGCGGCGGGCATGGATTCCGGCCCGCGCGGATCGATGGTCAAGCTGCGCTGGTCCGAACTGATCCAGCAGTCGACGGCGCTCTGGGTGGAGGCGCTGGGGTCCGCCGCGCAGCATTACGAGGCGCTGGACGCCAAGGGAGAAGGGAGCGGGGACACGCCCCCCGACATGCCGCTCGCGCTGCAGGGCGCGCTCTATTCCCGCGTGACCTCGATCTACGGCGGATCGAGCGAGATTCAACGCAACATCATCGCGCGCCGCGCGCTCGGGCTCTGA
- a CDS encoding kinase, whose protein sequence is MTDALTVLIAREGLPGEYRDQVARWWRPLAAEIAAWRRAAGRPLVVGINGAQGSGKTTLCAFLTEILLPELGLTAVTLALDDFYLPRAERGALARDIHPLLATRGVPGTHDVAAGIAVLDALKTGDGRTVEFPVFDKSRDDRAATPRAIIADADVILFEGWCVGASPQPAEALSKPINALEAEEDRDGRWRGHVNDVLSAGYARWFAEIDRLVMLRPPDFAAVLANRQAQETKLRARTGRGMTTDEVARFVQHYERLTRAMFAEMPDRADLTFLIDARQRVIARSP, encoded by the coding sequence ATGACCGATGCGCTCACCGTGCTGATCGCGCGCGAGGGGCTGCCCGGGGAGTACCGCGATCAGGTCGCACGTTGGTGGCGGCCGCTGGCGGCGGAGATTGCGGCGTGGCGGCGTGCGGCCGGACGTCCGCTGGTGGTCGGGATCAACGGCGCGCAGGGCAGCGGAAAGACGACGCTGTGCGCGTTCCTGACCGAAATCCTTCTACCCGAACTTGGGCTGACCGCAGTGACGCTGGCGCTCGACGATTTCTATCTTCCGCGCGCCGAACGGGGTGCGCTCGCGCGCGACATCCATCCGTTGCTGGCGACGCGCGGTGTGCCGGGAACGCACGATGTTGCGGCCGGTATCGCGGTGCTGGATGCGCTGAAGACGGGCGACGGAAGAACGGTCGAATTCCCGGTCTTCGACAAGAGCCGCGACGACCGCGCCGCCACCCCGCGCGCGATCATAGCGGACGCCGACGTCATCCTGTTCGAGGGCTGGTGCGTCGGCGCGTCGCCGCAACCGGCCGAAGCCTTGTCTAAACCGATCAACGCATTGGAGGCCGAAGAGGATCGCGATGGCCGGTGGCGTGGTCATGTGAACGATGTGCTTTCGGCAGGCTATGCGCGCTGGTTCGCTGAGATCGACCGTCTCGTGATGCTCCGCCCGCCCGATTTTGCCGCGGTGCTCGCCAATCGGCAGGCGCAGGAGACGAAGCTGCGCGCGCGAACCGGGCGCGGCATGACGACTGACGAAGTGGCGCGATTCGTCCAGCATTATGAGCGGTTGACCCGCGCCATGTTCGCGGAAATGCCGGATCGCGCCGATCTGACATTCCTGATCGATGCTCGTCAGCGTGTGATCGCGCGATCGCCCTGA
- a CDS encoding NADH-ubiquinone oxidoreductase-F iron-sulfur binding region domain-containing protein has protein sequence MALTPQDRAEVETLAARYATERGALLPLLHAIQQSLGHVPADAVPIIAHALNLSRAEVHGVISFYHDFRAEKAAGPVIKLCRAEACQARGVDAAAARIAAAGVATEPVYCLGLCAIGPSALVDGVPVAGVGDADDLMPSRDAVPPATVAPGTRVYISGDMASVALGADAVADAFALAGASVVRTGSRGLFSIEPLVEVETPEGRIGYGPVTADDVDRILDGSHPNRIGDVAALPFFARQQRFTFARVGVIDPLSLDDYAAHGGWAGLDAARAASPQAVVDAVKQSGLRGRGGAGFPTGIKWQTVLDTPAQEKFIVCNADEGDSGTFADRMLMEGDPFCLIEGMAIAAYAVGAGHGYIYIRSEYPHAIRAMEAAIRASAAVVAPFTLEVRVGAGAYVCGEETALLDSIEGKRGQVRAKPPLPAIAGLFGRPTVINNVLSLAAVPFILAEGPERYAAVGFGRSRGTMPVQLAGNVKHGGLFEVGFGISLRELVEDIGGGTASGRPVRAVQVGGPLGAYFPPSAFDLPFDYETFAAAGGLIGHAGITVFDDSVDMARMARFAMEFCAVESCGKCTPCRIGSTRGVELIDRIIAGAGRDGDEVEALPQMRNARAKSRSAADEVQLLRDLCDTMKFGSLCALGGFTPYPVLSALEHFPEDFGHAPIQQAAE, from the coding sequence ATGGCGCTGACGCCACAGGACCGTGCGGAAGTCGAGACGCTGGCGGCGCGTTATGCGACCGAGCGCGGCGCGTTGCTGCCGCTGCTTCATGCGATCCAGCAATCGCTCGGCCATGTTCCCGCCGATGCGGTGCCGATCATCGCACACGCGCTGAACCTGAGCCGCGCCGAAGTGCACGGCGTCATCAGTTTCTACCACGATTTCCGCGCCGAGAAGGCCGCGGGGCCAGTCATCAAATTGTGCCGCGCAGAGGCGTGCCAAGCGCGCGGCGTCGACGCGGCGGCGGCGCGGATTGCGGCGGCGGGGGTCGCGACCGAACCGGTCTATTGCCTTGGACTGTGCGCGATCGGACCGTCGGCGCTGGTCGACGGTGTGCCGGTGGCGGGCGTCGGCGATGCCGATGATCTGATGCCCTCCCGTGACGCCGTGCCCCCGGCGACCGTCGCACCGGGCACGCGCGTCTACATCTCGGGTGATATGGCGTCGGTCGCGCTCGGCGCGGATGCGGTGGCGGACGCGTTTGCGCTTGCCGGTGCGAGCGTCGTGCGCACCGGCAGCCGCGGGCTGTTCTCGATCGAGCCTTTGGTCGAAGTCGAGACCCCCGAAGGCCGGATCGGTTACGGTCCGGTCACCGCGGACGACGTCGATCGCATCCTCGACGGCAGCCACCCGAACCGGATCGGCGACGTCGCCGCGCTGCCGTTCTTCGCGCGCCAGCAGCGTTTCACCTTCGCGCGTGTCGGCGTCATCGATCCGCTGAGCCTCGACGATTATGCCGCGCATGGCGGCTGGGCGGGACTGGACGCGGCGCGCGCGGCGTCGCCGCAGGCGGTGGTCGATGCGGTGAAGCAGTCCGGCCTGCGCGGGCGCGGCGGTGCGGGGTTCCCGACCGGGATCAAATGGCAGACCGTGCTCGATACGCCTGCGCAAGAGAAGTTCATCGTGTGCAACGCGGACGAGGGCGACAGTGGCACCTTCGCGGACCGGATGCTGATGGAGGGCGATCCGTTCTGCCTGATCGAGGGCATGGCGATCGCCGCATACGCGGTCGGCGCAGGCCACGGCTACATCTATATCCGCTCCGAATATCCTCACGCGATCCGTGCGATGGAGGCGGCGATCCGCGCCAGCGCGGCCGTCGTCGCGCCGTTCACGCTGGAGGTGCGCGTGGGTGCAGGCGCGTATGTCTGCGGCGAGGAAACCGCGCTGCTCGATTCGATCGAGGGCAAGCGCGGGCAGGTGCGCGCGAAGCCGCCGCTGCCCGCGATCGCCGGACTGTTCGGCCGGCCGACCGTCATCAACAACGTGCTGAGCCTCGCCGCGGTCCCGTTCATCCTGGCCGAGGGACCGGAGCGTTATGCCGCGGTCGGCTTCGGCCGGTCGCGCGGGACGATGCCGGTGCAGCTTGCCGGTAACGTGAAGCACGGCGGGCTGTTCGAGGTTGGTTTCGGCATAAGCTTGCGCGAACTGGTCGAGGATATCGGCGGCGGGACGGCGAGCGGCCGGCCGGTGCGGGCGGTGCAGGTCGGCGGCCCGCTCGGCGCGTATTTCCCGCCGTCCGCGTTCGATCTGCCGTTCGATTACGAGACGTTCGCCGCGGCGGGCGGGCTGATCGGGCACGCCGGGATCACGGTGTTCGACGACAGCGTCGACATGGCGCGGATGGCGCGGTTCGCGATGGAATTCTGCGCGGTCGAGAGCTGCGGCAAATGCACGCCGTGCCGGATCGGATCGACCCGCGGGGTGGAATTGATCGACCGCATCATCGCCGGGGCCGGGCGCGACGGCGATGAGGTGGAGGCGCTGCCGCAGATGCGCAACGCGCGCGCGAAATCGCGCAGCGCGGCGGACGAGGTGCAATTGCTGCGCGATCTGTGCGATACGATGAAGTTCGGCTCGCTGTGCGCGCTGGGCGGCTTCACGCCCTATCCGGTGCTGAGCGCGCTGGAACATTTCCCGGAGGATTTCGGGCACGCGCCGATTCAGCAGGCGGCGGAGTAA
- a CDS encoding nuclear transport factor 2 family protein, giving the protein MDRNEDVIGALYDREMIRDCLFRYCRGIDRADEAALRSAYWPDGTDTHGPYQGSASGFIDWAMKTLPSIERGIHQIHNILIELRGAQAAVETYFTALQRQPGADGAMADVHMAGRYLDRFEKRGEEWRVADRLVVFDWVSETPAAPDTEAQRFGRRRPIGGRWPEDPVYGLLASVPSAPPVK; this is encoded by the coding sequence ATGGACCGAAACGAAGACGTCATCGGTGCGCTTTACGACCGCGAGATGATCCGTGATTGCCTGTTCCGTTATTGCCGCGGCATCGACCGCGCCGACGAAGCGGCGTTGCGATCGGCCTATTGGCCCGACGGCACCGACACGCACGGCCCCTATCAGGGCAGCGCCTCCGGCTTCATCGACTGGGCGATGAAGACCCTGCCGTCGATCGAGCGCGGTATCCACCAGATCCACAACATCCTGATCGAACTGCGCGGCGCGCAGGCGGCGGTCGAAACCTATTTCACCGCGCTGCAGCGGCAGCCGGGCGCGGACGGCGCGATGGCGGACGTGCACATGGCGGGCCGCTATCTCGACCGCTTCGAGAAGCGCGGCGAGGAATGGCGCGTGGCCGACCGCCTCGTCGTGTTCGACTGGGTCAGCGAGACGCCCGCTGCGCCCGATACGGAGGCGCAGCGGTTCGGGCGGCGGCGGCCGATCGGCGGCCGCTGGCCCGAGGATCCGGTCTACGGATTGCTCGCCAGCGTTCCGTCCGCGCCACCGGTGAAATGA